From a region of the Chrysemys picta bellii isolate R12L10 chromosome 7, ASM1138683v2, whole genome shotgun sequence genome:
- the SFR1 gene encoding swi5-dependent recombination DNA repair protein 1 homolog, giving the protein METPLSDKSTSLCSTPEDRGTLAPQSTGSGKKPMSTTLKERLKKARRSFNSSFTVAKRLKVDIEEKDYSTSEEGALLAKESCSRLQNSCEILEENCAANTSLSSPVQERHCCRLVQNSPHSVVLGADLSQQELLEEKLRLLKQVQEKKDLLRRLKLVKMYRSKNNPSELQSLITKWRCSTQLMLYELQSALSTDGNKLSLTLLIDNFGLEDKLLRYSRTEEDFTDM; this is encoded by the exons ATGGAAACACCATTGTCAGACAAATCAACATCACTGTGCAGTACTCCAGAGGACCGTGGGACACTAGCTCCTCAGAGCACTGGCTCAGGGAAAAAG CCAATGAGCACAACACTTAAGGAGCGATTAAAGAAAGCAAGACGTTCATTTAATTCCAGTTTCACTGTGGCAAAACGCCTTAAAGTAGATATTGAAGAAAAAGATTACAGTACTTCTGAAGAAGGGGCTCTGTTGGCAAAAGAATCCTGTTCCAGATTACAAAATAGCTGTGAAATCCTGGAGGAGAACTGTGCTGCAAATACAAGTTTGAGTAGTCCTGTACAGGAGAGACATTGCTGCAGACTTGTTCAGAATTCTCCACATTCTGTGGTGTTGGGTGCTGACCTTAGTCAACAAGAACTACTTGAGGAAAAATTAAGATTGTTGAAGCAGGTCCAAGAGAAGAAAGATCTGCTTCGAAGACTCAAACTGGTCAAGATGTACAGATCCAAG AATAACCCATCAGAATTGCAATCTTTGATAACGAAATGGAGATGCAGCACCCAGTTGATGCTTTATGAACTCCAGTCAGCGTTGTCTACAGATGGCAATAAGCTGAGCCTCACTCTGCTGATAGACAATTTTGGATTAGAAGACAAGTTACTACGCTACAGCAGAACAGAAGAAGACTTTACAGATATGTAA